In one Suricata suricatta isolate VVHF042 chromosome 9, meerkat_22Aug2017_6uvM2_HiC, whole genome shotgun sequence genomic region, the following are encoded:
- the LOC115302244 gene encoding olfactory receptor 5AU1, giving the protein MEGANLSQEIEFELLGLTRDPQLQRVLFTVFLAMYTITLLGNLVMFLLIHMSAVLHTPMYSLLKSLSFLDFCYSSTVVPQTLVNFLAKRKVISYFGCMAQMFFYAGFATTECYLIAAMAYDRHAAICNPLLYPLTMSPEICMSLTVGSYGAGFLNSLIHTSCIFSLKFCGAHVVTHFFCDGPPILSLSCVDTSLCEILLFIFVGFNLLSCTLTILVSYFLILITILRMNSAQGRFKAFSTCASHLTAVCLFYGTTLFMYLRPRSSYSLTQDRIVAVIYTVVIPMLNPLIYSFRNKDVKEALRKVWGRKTMERSSQPIIYFCMLKTDLIRLNR; this is encoded by the exons ATGGAAGGGGCAAACCTGAGCCAAGAGATTGAGTTTGAGCTTCTGGGCCTCACCAGGGACCCCCAGCTGCAGAGGGTGCTCTTCACGGTGTTCCTGGCCATGTACACCATCACTCTGCTGGGGAATCTGGTCATGTTCCTTCTGATCCACATGAGCGCCGTTctgcacacacccatgtactCCCTCCTGAAGAGCCTCTCCTTCTTGGACTTCTGCTACTCCTCTACAGTTGTCCCTCAGACCCTGGTGAACTTCTTGGCCAAGAGGAAAGTGATCTCCTATTTTGGCTGCATGGCTCAGATGTTCTTCTATGCAGGTTTCGCCACCACCGAGTGCTATCTCATTGCcgccatggcctatgaccgccATGCTGCTATTTGTAATCCACTGCTCTACCCACTCACCATGTCTCCTGAGATCTGCATGTCTCTCACTGTGGGCTCCTACGGTGCAGGATTTCTCAATTCTCTGATCCACACAAGCTGTATCTTTAGTCTAAAATTCTGTGGTGCCCATGTGGTTACTCACTTCTTCTGCGACGGACCGCCTATCTTGTCTCTGTCTTGTGTGGACACCTCGCTGTGTGAGATCCTGctcttcatttttgttggtttcaaCCTTTTGAGCTGCACCCTTACCATCTTGGTCTCCTACTTCCTAATCCTCATCACCATCCTGAGAATGAACTCAGCCCAGGGCAGGTTCAAGGCCTTTTCCACCTGTGCTTCCCACCTCACTGCTGTGTGCCTCTTCTATGGCACAACACTTTTTATGTACCTGCGCCCCAGGTCCAGCTACTCCTTGACCCAAGACCGCATCGTTGCCGTGATCTACACAGTGGTAATCCCAATGTTGAACccccttatttattcttttagaaaCAAGGATGTGAAGGAAGCTTTAAGAAAGGTTTGGGGCAGGAAAACAATGGAACGATCTTCTCAACCCATTATc TActtttgtatgctgaaaactgaCCTTATAAGGTTAAATAGGTGA
- the TMEM253 gene encoding transmembrane protein 253, with protein MEERAAQREQERPSVRLEKLQHWARQRQSGHLLVLAVSQLWLAVAVMPFAVSVACLKSACHMATALPLVPGALGLLTGMVTLELRRSPRLWKVKAMMILNIFNLILGFIVVVIEAMKTALGPAPAAPSQLAGLLMVELSTEAFTLGGVLFSAHSLFLLSQRKPGCCRTQSLHYQELQEGLSELEEVADLENGPTVASTANGTND; from the exons ATGGAGGAGAGAGCTGCTCAGAGGGAGCAGGAAAGACCCAGTGTTCGTCTGGAAAAGCTACAGCACTGGGCAAGGCAGAGGCAGAGTGGGCACCTGTTGGTGCTGGCG GTGAGTCAGCTATGGCTGGCTGTGGCTGTGATGCCCTTTGCTGTCTCTGTTGCCTGCCTGAAATCTGCTTGTCACATGGCCACGGCACTGCCACTTGTGCCTGGAGCTTTG GGTCTCCTCACGGGGATGGTGACCCTTGAGCTGCGCAGATCACCCCGACTCTGGAAG GTGAAGGCCATGATGATACTGAACATCTTCAATCTGATCTTGGGCTTCATCGTGGTGGTGATTGAGGCAATGAAGACAGCCTTGGGGCCTGCCCCAGCTGCCCCCTCTCAG CTGGCTGGCTTGCTGATGGTGGAGCTCAGCACTGAGGCCTTCACATTAGGGGGAGTGCTCTTCTCAGCACACTCCCTATTCCTGCTGAGCCAGAGGAAACCAGGATGCTGCAGGACCCAGAGTCTGCACTACCAGGAGCTGCAGGAG GGTCTCTCTGAGTTGGAGGAAGTTGCTGATTTGGAGAATGGTCCCACGGTGGCTAGCACAGCAAATGGAACAAATGACTGA